A region of the Gouania willdenowi chromosome 1, fGouWil2.1, whole genome shotgun sequence genome:
TAGACTAATATACCTTGAAAGACCAATAACTAGACTAATATACCTTGAAAGACCAATAACGAGACTAATATACCTTGAAAGACCAATAACGAGACTAATATACCTTGAAAGACCAATAACGAGACTAATATACCTTGAAAGACCAATAACGAGACTAATATACCTTGAAAGACCAATAACGAGACTAATATACCTTGAAAGACCAATAACTAGACTAATATACCTTGAAAGACCAATAACTAGACTAATATACCTTGAAAGACCAATAACGAGATTAATATACCTTGAAAGACCAATAACTAGACTAATATACCTTGAAAGACCAATAACTAGACTAATATACCTTGAAAGACCAATAACTAGACTAATATACCTTGAAAGACCAATAACTAGACTAATATACCTTGAAAGACCAATAACTAGACTAATATACCTTGAAAGACCAATAACTAGACTAATATACCTTGAAAGACCAATAACTAGACTAATATACCTTGAAAGACCAATAACTAGACTAATATACCTTGAAAGACCAATAACTAGACTAATATACCTTGAAAGACCTATTCACAAAGTGGTGACTCTACTTGAGGTTGACACACAGTAAAATCAATTTAGACTCTAACCAGAAGAATTAGTGATTATTGTGGGAGTGTTAGTGTCGTTGAAATGACTTTGCACTTAAAGACATTAATAATTTGATTCAAaggctaaatattttttgttgaaaattaaTATGGTTTATGCTGTGACAATATGttatattttctaaataagATGCATTTATTTAGCTATAAAgacaattttattttgtgatataCCCTTATTATCGGGGGGATTTTAGAATTTGACTGAGCAACCTGCAGCAGCGAGGCCAGCTGCACGAGGTATTTTGAGATTATTGTATTGAATTGTTCCGTAAATGTGTAAACTACTGTTCTAATTATTGTATGTCAATTTAGTATGCACAAGAACCTCCGAAGTGACAGGCGGCCACGAGGTCGTCATTTTAACAGTTTGCTGGAGCACCTCAGGGCTGCAGAGAACgttcatatttttaagaacaggctcaagacccacttgtttaatttagctttcagctcattttttttttaattcattttaagattgttatcttttatgttgttttcatagttttagGATGaacttttatgtggtttttatagttttaggaatgttgtcttttatgttgtttttagttttttggatTGCTATCCCAGTTTTTACGAGCTGCATTTTATTGgatgaaaaacactttttataaaaaaaaaaaaaactgatttgatattgatttaaaatgtggtcAGGAAACTGACGTTGAAGCTATGCTAGGCTAATTAGCAGGCTCCATCAGCCAAATGTGTGTCATACTGAGTTATATCTTACAACAAataggaatcatttaaaaatcaatgacTAATACaagtttcaataaaataataaaatgcactatTCACAAACTGATTTTTATATTTACGTTTTTCAATTATCTTTGCTTTGAATAATATTTAGTGCTGAAGCAGCAAAAAGTTTAGGCATCTTTAAATAATCAGACAGCAGGATTAGCTCTTGTTGGTTAACTAAATACAGTGGTCCCCAACCACCGGGCCGCAGACCAGTAACGATGTGTGGACCGTTTGTTAATGgaccacaacaaaaaaaacaataaagttgaaaaaaaatgacctaTCTCATTTTTATGTATGCTCtggtaattttattttgaaaaactgtaatttcTGCTTTTTTGCACATTcaacttgatttaaattttGAGAATGCCAGGAAGCACATTCACTGCTTCGGAAAGGTGTGCACACCATAGACATCATATACGTAGAGGTGGAGTCAATCAAAGTAGAATTATTCAAAAGATGAGATATTTTACCACTCAAATACTAAAGTTTCTGCTACACTTTTGTGCCTCTGACAGGTGTTCCAATGAATGGAACGTAGAAAGTAGATCCCATCGAATCGCCTTCCACAGGGAAAGTGAGAAATTGGGCTGATCTGCATCCAGGTTCTCGCCATAAAATGATCATCCTATGTAACGCCATCATGTATTGCACAGTTTATGAGTGAAACAATtctaattaaaatgtatatttatttcagCAAAAAACTGCCCCAGGACTGAAAAAACagacttaaagggatcctccactgtttttacaaatgtggcctaaaacctttgaaatgtccttattagaagatctatgcctaacaaaacgcattattttgcaccaaatttgttttattaacttttaaaaaagggactactttaccctgtgcgccaccttgttgaaatgacgtcattagTGACATCATTAGCCCCTGTTAGCCCATtgagtcaaaatgacaacttgtgttgctttgggttgctctgaAAATTagtgaaacttaaaaaaaaaaaaaaaaaaaatgatgtaaagctcttttgtttactgagagatgataaataaaaaccgtgacccgaaaaaatctgtggccacagggggcgacagttcccactctgtTGAAAAAACGTCCTTTTCCTCATGGtgacatatatacagtatatacagtatcactcaaatgatggagacggaagaaaataacctcaatatcGATGCGATTTAGGTTCATCATTCAGCATTAGTTTAGATTttacaaatgaattattttctCTTAGTTCACACAGTTCTTACCAACAAACCAGCCATCGTCACACTTCTCCATCACGTCAACAACATCTCCCTCTCTCAGCTCCAGCTCGTCATCATTGCAAGGCATGTAGTTGTACACAGCCTGGTACCTGTGGTAGATAGATACACATACAGGTTCAGGTGTGACTATTAGACAGATGGTTCCTCATAATCCCTGAGAAAACACCCTTTGTAGAACACATAGTTTCAtttctaataaaaataatggGTGACTTACGGGTCTCCACCTCCTTGGAGTGCATCCTGGACTAATCGCTGGAAGAGAAAACGGAACACAATATATGAAATGTGCTACTTTAGAGGCTTATCAAGGCTTTACAGAGTCATAGGTTAGATCATTTTGTTCTTAAGTTCCTGAAAAGGGTTTTATAGACAAAGAGTTATCTGTGCTCAGTTAggaatgatgaagttttttattCCTGTCACAGACATGAGGGAAGTAGCCCTACCCTTCGACCTCTAATGGATGACAGATAGGAGCGCCGCATCAAGATGGGGCTACGAGGAGGTTTACCACCAACAACAGGATCCTGCTTGACAAGCAGAAAGACCATAAGCAACACATCTAAGACCTTCACCTGAACCCACGTCAGCTAACGGCACTGTTAGCCCACAACACCATGACATGCATCAAGTCATCCGTCAACATGCTCCCCATCACACTGCAGTGAGTTCTCATTAGAGGAGTAAGAGGAGCATCTTTTCCTCCATCCATACTGCAGATTAAGGGTTAGCGTTTGAAAAAAAACGTAGCGTAAGCAAAATCCGCTACACACTGCATTTCAATCATCCATTTCAAATCTGAATCGTCAGAGTCCAAACAAACAAGTCCTGAGGACACGGTGCAAAAAAGGTTAAACAGAGTCAAATAAACCATGACACAGTTATTGACTTTTCCTTAGACAAATGAAGCCAACCATTATCTGGGTAGAAGCACCATTAGATCAAATGGTTGATCAATTCCTTTACTAATCACATCAGCTCAGCTCACTTTGTTAGAGAAGCATCACAAACCCAACCAAGGCCAATGGCATCACTCCCATTCTCTGGCTTTACCTTGACCTTAGGAGATCTACGCCCAGGATGGGGCCCAGTGGGGGGCGAGCGTGGAGAGCGTGGGGGAGGAGAGGTAGTTTTACTGTAAGGGATGGAGGGGAGGGGTGGAGGCGATTCTGTCACAGGGCAAGGTGCAGTAGGGCGGGGCTGACAGGGCAAGGAGGGGGGAGGTGAGACAGATGGAGAGGGTGGAGGGAGGGGGGAAGTAGACAGCTGAGGCAGGGAGGGGGGGCGAGAAGGGATGGGGCTACGGTTCTGCTGTTTACACCGAGACAGAGATGATGATGAGGGCAAAGAAGGGGGCGGAGCATGTGTCAGGGGAGGAGTATCGGGTGGTGATGGGATAGTGTGGTGAGGAAGCTGTGTCTGTGAGGGAGAAGAAACATCAGCCTTTGGAGTAAAGACAGAAGTCCAATCATCTCTAGAACCTTCACAATTGTGTTTACATTGGACTAAAATAAAGGACGGAACatcaatgaaaaatagaaatgataaaaaatctcATAATGACTGGTTGAGTTAATGGAATTACATctcttttggttttattgtgtgGTGATTAAGTCcatgcattattttattttgttgaatttcGAGCACTTCATTTACAAACACTGCTTACTTTTAGCGCAACAACCTgtacagtttttattttgtatttaattattactttagttgttttccattattttcattttttgaatgGACATAGTGGTAAAGTAATATTGTCTCCAACGACCAGTGTAGTTCACATTGACATACtttattttgtcacttttggctgtgtttgaaatcgcatactaaagGAACTACTCTTACTAAGAATGACgtcaatcagagccaggattgtgtttgatagactgtctgacagctgttgcagCCTGTGCCCTTTTCCTCCGtggccaaaacacagcaatgctcATTGCAAAGTAGTGCCTGGAGCgctgtctttttttgtctggaggagtagaagacgGAATTGGCGACTTTCCTGCTAAAGAGGTAATTTTTTTAGCTTGATTTAcataatgtttgatttgtaattgttacactagaactctgtagtgcatgtgttgtttgttcttgtgTGCTCTGCCATTactgcagcctccgtgtgggctgctgtgagtgacactgtgttgttgctgctgctgctgatagattggtgtgtgcacattgagagagagaagcgctgcagtaatatgcttttaacagtgcattttatattactgtgatgttgctgtcgggcaaacgttagcttgttagctcctctgagggaggactttggaatgtttggaggcagggcaataGAGCAGCGGGGTGGGAGGGATctttaagctaaaaatcaaacatccccttttcaaaaagaaagcatctcttcttgtctcttgttttgaagttaactggaagttttgtcagtagcacagaggcgggtctccgaaatgtcggaattaaatgtgtaaacgcgagttttatggatcaaatgagcacatgttgatattcttacttggtcactttctcacttaaaaggttttcagaattttcaaaggtggcaaatcaaCTGAGATAGTTAGCCTCAGTGTGCCCCAGGTTCTTAacttgtaggtttgaaatgcatcttgggaaatttgGAAGTATGCTTCAGTGAGAATGGCCATCATCGgttatcatcctaatcataaCAAGTATATATACAggatatactcattgagtttgtagtgtacagTATGGAGTATGTCATTTCGAACAGTTACTGTGTGTTTTCGGTAGACAAGCTTAGCCTTCTATAGGTCTGTTGAATGCTGAGATGGAAATAAGaaagatggaaataaaaaatatcaccaAAACTGCTGAAGAAACATGACGAAAACAGATGAGTGGCTTTCTAGCTTTTTCTCGAGCAAAACATCAGTTGACTTCAGAGCAACATAACTAACAACTCCTAATCAGTAGTAGTGTGAATCAGTAAATATCTGATTCCCtgagtatttagtatttacatATCTGAATATTTAGAAAAGGGATGTTCTTTACTGAGGTGTTTAAAAGAACACATGCACATAAACTCTACTTTATTGTTGCAGGGCTCACGCACTTAAAGGTTTTCCTATTTGTGCCAGTAGGAGGCACTGGTACCAAGTGTAAAGGAGCGCATACTGCTAAGTAGACAAATGTGAGTTCAGGCCGTTTTAATAAAGATGCCAGATTTTTTTCACTATCGTTTTtccttctgttgtttttcttctatttaCCAAATTGGAGTTTTGTAAGAAGAGATTTTCAAGCAAACACATGTGAACACCAGCCTATTTTTGCGAACCGGTTCAATTAAAGGACGAACCTAGAAAACAGACTTAAATATTTTGAACAAAGCAGGCGTGAAAGCAgcttaacaataaaaacaatccaGAAGTTGCAGACTTAGTTGATGCAGCTAACACCATGCGCTACCTGAGGGCTGTGTCTCTCGTTTAACGCTTCCTCTTTGTCCTCTTCTATGTCATCGTCTTCCTCAATAAACAGCTCTGTGTAACCCTTTGCTTTTGTCACTGGAGTCTTTTTAGCACTAGATGTCTGCTCACTCAGACACGTGGAAGGCTCTCCCCACAGAGTGAACAGAGGCTCCACTTTTACAGCTTTGTGAACCTCCATGTCCAACAGTAAACTGCCTGTGGAGTCACACTGTGGAGAAGCTGCTGAGGGCTTTGTTCGTTGGGTCTCTTTAGATTTGATCTGAGAGTATCTCCACTGAGAATCATGTGGGGAATCAACTATGGACGATCTGAGAGTGCAGTCATTCTCTACGGCAGAGGATTCCTCCAGAATCATCGTCAACAGGTCATCATAAGGATCCTTAACTTTTAGTTTAGTGTCAAAGGTTTTCCTGCTTTTGTGTGATTGGACATTTGGCTTGTGCTGGTTTGCAGAATGTGTGGGGGGCTTTATTAGCTCAGATAGAACCTGTTGTGATGGGGCTGCTTCAGTAATATGCAACGTTCCAGCACTGTTATGTTGGAATGAGGAGTCACACAGAGGAGGGATAAATGAGGAATGATGGACAGGAGAAggaagaggaggtggaggtgaAGTTGGTTGAAGGAAAGGTTCAGTATGAGCTAAACTAAGACTTGGATgttgaaaaacaggaagtgtagATGTTGGAAAGGGGAAGCATCTCTGTGACGGCGGAGGTGAGGATGCCTTAGACGCTGGAGTGATGTCAGTGGGTAGAGGAGGTGGTGTGGGTGGTGCCGGGGTGGTGGTGGATGCCGACAGGTCCAGAGTGAGGGACAGCCACTCTGAGGTGACAGCCTGCAGGTCATGTTTTCTCGCAGAGGGGAGGGTTGAGGGGGGGTCATGGTGGGTGGAGGGCAGAGGGAGGTGATAGAAAAGCTCCATGGACATAAAACGGACAAAAGATTCAGAGAGTGAAACAAAAACCGTTTGCAACAAGGGTTTAACTTTCAGAAGCTGGCCTAATTTAAACCCTGCATGAACATTATGGGAAGTGTATCATAGCAACAAGAAACAGATACAATGACACGTAGATGTTAAAAGGTACATGCACGATGTATCAAATATTGTGTAAAGGCAAAAACTATATTAAATTAGAGAAATCTAAGCCCAAAGTGAGGGTAACTGGGAGTTAAACTTCTTAAACAAAGTTTAGAAATGGGTAACAAGAGgcagaaaaagacaaataatagaaaatctGTAAGGGACAAAAATACCTAATATTAAATGAGCTTTATTTTAACTGCACTGCACTGGGTTTTCCAGGAGGAGCGGCCCAACAGGAGGTTGGGTTAGGagcagtgtgtgcgtgtgtgtgtctttaacgGTTTCAAATATGAGACCAAATTGAAGTGGTTTGTCTATGTTTCTCATGCTTTTATACCTATTTATTAGCAaatatgttgttgtgtttttttttctttttcttttttttagcaaaaagtgctttataaataaagtttgattgattgtTGATATTATAACATTGTATAATTACCATACCCTGGTTCTACCTAGAGACTTTAACCAACTGTGGCCAGATGAAAGGGTAGAAAAGTAAATGGAATTAatgcaaaaatgtcatttataaCTAAATTTAACTTTCTCATTGGTCCCAagtattaaatacatttgattaatCGCATGTTGTGAGACTAAAAAACTACAAACTAAATCATCACACCTTGCTGTTTTAAGGTGAACAGAACTTTGGAAAAATGGATACAATTACAGAAAAGCAGGTTTATTAATGTAAGAACCCATTAACAGCTGGGTAAAACTAACCCACCTCATCAGTCTAATCTCATCTCACAATCAATTGTGTTGAGATATATGAATACAAATTGTAGCTAAAGTAGAATTTCATTCATTACCCATTTCAGtgctttgtcattttttaaaaccatgtccttatgaaatacaaatacacacaggaGGACAGATTGCGGGATCTTTTGGTCAAAAGCTCATTCTCTAACGCACAGTTGGCATTAAACTCACAGAGGAGACAGTCAGATGAATATTTTGGTGATAAGAGCTATAACAATTAACACTAAAAGACATTTGGTTAGAATTCACAAACACCTTTGTAACAACTTTGATAAAGCCACATCTGGAGAAAAACAAGTATACTTTAAATTTTCAAAGGCTCCCTAAACACAATAACAATCTTTCCCACACTGCACCTGGTATACAGTATaatgatttgttttcttttattttttttttaactaaaataaaaataaataacataacttTTTATTACAATAGTTTGAATGGACAATGTGTCTATTTAAAGGGGGGGTATTGTGCTTTTTTCAAtcacatagtaccattctatagcacaCTACAATGATGATGCAACCTCATGTTGGTCTGTAAAtgcagtaaattaaaataactgCTTTGACTAAATTTGCTCTCGCATCATGTCTGTATCAAACGCCTTGAAATaggcctctgtctctttaagaagctcctACTCATTCCAACACGCCCCTTCAGCTCGCTGAAACTACTATCGATCTTTGGTGCATTTTAACTTGACATTTGGAAAGGAGCAACACTTAATCACTTTGTGAACAATGGTCACGCAGGATATTGTGCATTCGTAACATTTTGATCCTGCGTCTGACCCGGAAAATGACTTTGAAGATGAATCTGAGAGAGTTCAGAGGCTCTTACAAGACGTGTCTGCTTGGTAATATTCAACCTTcttgtcataaataaataaagaaatacacgTAATTTTGAAGCTACATTTTGCAATTCAGCaatataaatcttttttttatcataaagggCAACAGCTAAACGTTTGattcataatttattttatgttaaaagcAACATAAATATGTTACATTATGAAGCTACATGTTGCTATGAAATCGCATACACCAATATGAAACTATGTTTTGCAATAAAACGCTGCGCTACTGTCTGCTCAAGATGCGGGGAGGGGCACTCTGCTGTGGAGCGGTGGGCAGTGACGAAAGGTCAGAGGTGTCTctaggaggtgggggcgttcctaggaggactcTGGCGAATCTACACCTAAAATGGATGCCGTCAgtgtttttaaagattactcaaacatacatgaatgagcCAAGGCAATACTCCAGGCAAGTcttcaatgaatgaatgacataGTAAtgtgatataaatcttgaaaaagtcgATTTTAGATAATACCCCCCCCTTTAAATGATTACATGTCTGAAGGGGGAAACAATTACATGGTCTCTAAGCTTGAAAGTAAGGTCTGCAGAAAAAAGCACTAGTATTTCTTTGAAGAAGACCATTTACCATCATTAAATGTAGCACCTCATCAGGTggtaaaatgtaaacatttaaacacaacTTCTCTCCACGAAAACCCCAAAAAATTCTCGAAACAACAGGTGATACTTTGATGGCTCATTTATCAACAACTATCAGAACTTTGAATCTGTTACTCTTTTACCTTGATGGGTGTCGAGCTTGGCGTCTTGTTGCTAGGGTAACCATGAGGATCTATGTAATGGGTGGAGCTTCTGGAGGAGGAGCGTCTGATGATGTCGACGTAGGACACGGGAAAGATGCCTTGTTTTGTTGTGCCTGGGATCTTCCCCTCATACCAGTTCTGATCCACCTGTCGTATGACAATCACTCGCTCACCCTGCAGACAGGAAAGAAGAACGTtaaaaacacgcacacacaaaagaaaagtccTGTAAAGCCAACACAGACATACTGTACTCTGAATGTGAcagttttttaatattataaggTAAGAGGGAAACCAAATCTAAAGGTTTGCAGTGTTTGTACAACAATGAAAAGCTTCTGCTTTACCATATGTGCAGTTCAACCGTGGAACAGACTGAGtactgtatttaaaataattcagagcataattctgtttaaaaagaAGCATAAAGAAATAATTCTTCAGagttatgtttttaaataattagcACAAGGTGCTCGCTTGTTATTGAGATATGATACATTATTTGAAAAGGAGGTATGgttaatgtaaaaaacaaatattgcacGGTTTCTGTGTGAGTATTACACTGCATTGATTGTTTATCCACATTATAGTTTTCAAATTGAGACTTTAATGTTTAGGTTTTGAAATCTCGAGAGTTtatacttcttcctactccttttcgttcatgtaaactgagatgcgtaagaatttgaagatgcaagattcTGTTTTGTtgatgttcatttattttaaactatttttaagttgtcatttaaatgatcaaaataaataaatcaaatcttaTCAAATTTGAACAAGTTTATATAAAATGCttactaaaaaaaagtttctaaatgacagaagaatacaaAACCTGGCACATTAGCGTTGGTACAAAGTGTTAAAGACAGCAAACAGAAAAAGCACACACTtcgggcctgtactacaaagctagataattatatcctgatCTATCGCCGTTAGctggcttcacctaaccaaacattgtccgTGGGACAGAAGCTGTTCTATGAATCTTGATTACAACTTGCTATGTTAAGCatgttgatttcagcctgggtACGTGTGCACTCTtgtgacagaggtggagattacagcgtcagaccaatcacaatcacagagaaactgtaaagagcaacttacgtcacaattaAGAAATAATTCATAAAAATTATGAAGAACTAAAATCAATAATTTAGACCAAAGACAACACTGTAaataatgcaggaattgatgagcgttaatgcttaaattagtgcgataataaacaaagaataaacagacactgatcAGTTTTACTTTcaccttgtctgtggctctgatgctgcgttcatagctcagcctacatcataaggtggaatatattcatattttattacaggactgaggctctctgtGTCACTACAGAATACATTAATGAATTTATCGGACACAGgatttatcagctgactaatgtaggtcagtccatcagataaaagtCTATATTTCCTATAAGATGCCATCGGTAAATAAAGGaattgcatcaatgtctaaatattctctctcctgtcagcgtcacatcagatccacataGTGATGTGTTCCCaataatcttccttttattgggcaggtcgttttctaagagaactgattggtcaggaggcgggactttagtactcgctcataTCCGAGCcaaaacaaaacctggtcctgaccagggtagttcagcctaagttaccatggtgatttagtcgcGTAAGTAGTTAGCCAGCTTCGTAGGACACACACCGATtcaatcctggaagttagtgcgataggaggaaatctagcttcgtagtacaggcccttaaaGCGCTACCTTTCTAAGTGACAGCTCCACATTTGTGTCAGCATTGAAATTGTAGCGTGCCACTGCTTCACCGATCTCTCTGACATGTGCTGGAGGCGGAGGACGAGTTGGCTGCTGCTTTTCAGTAGAAGGTAGTTTCTGCACATGtgagaaaatgggtaaaaacaaGCGTGAGTAAACTACAAAAATTTagctccatttttttttttttttttgacaaatcttgGATAAAAAGATattgaatacattttattccAGTGATTCCAATAAGCTTACCTCCACGTATGATATTGGGAATATTCCCATGCGTCCACGATGCTCTCCTTCATACCAGTTGGTATCTATCTGTCTAATGATATTAACTGCATCGCCTTTTCTGAATGTCAGCTCCCTGTAACACAAATGTAGGATCgaaatgtgtttttcaactGCAAAGACACCAGCTGAGTTAAAACTGAAGCACTTGGAGTGGACAGTGTTTTGTGAGAACAGCCAAAAGCACAAATCTGTCAGTAAAGCACCATAAAGTGAGACTAAACACTACACACATCAGCTTTAATCATGCACATTCTGCCAAACAGAGAGGCCAGCCACGGTGTTGTGACATTATGGTAAGATCACATATAGAAATGTGCGTGATGAAACGAGAAGTGCTAAGCAGTTGTTGATAAGCTGAGGTTCCTGTGTGCGTGCACGCCATGCTATATTTCCTGTACTTACTTAGCAGTTTGTGCCTTAAAATCATAAATGGCTCTTGCAGGCTGTTTCTGATGGAGGAGAGAGAACAGAATAAGTTGTGTCATCTGTTTATGGGACAcctgtgagagacagaaagcCAGGAAGCATTACCCAGCGTTATTTCCAGGACACTTAAGATTTAGTGTTTGTTGTAGGCTgattaaataatgtattataatcacattagggctgaacgattaattgcttttgtgatattatcgcgatatcataaaacacgATTTTCTGATGGCAAAGGCTGCaagttttttcttattatttttcttgtcatgtcTTGTTAAGTTcacagagtgtttaagaagtgcagtccagtTAGTtcgatatgttgaagaggtaaagccacatatttgtttgctttattgttgtaatcagtgctttaaaatttatattttatatttatttaa
Encoded here:
- the sorbs2a gene encoding sorbin and SH3 domain-containing protein 1 isoform X10, coding for MNTDCGGCARKSVAMSLILSPMKRVKSSPNLATGSASHSSDLDSWRSHSVTDGLKNGDTSSSSLTVKGFRSVRPNLQDKKSSTQGPPSPDPTARHFPYRCHSSDSLDYLSGLMPKALSPTPYVPSGAGRAAAGVSGPGLSGVSSVSFGGCVSPSASPVTVSALSHYSSSTTGLLDELQICSLDSPGASPTPSPTLSNVSAYTSAAGPDDALTTSMGSTAAAAPVTNGQVLSHAMNGRSGHAQRPLSPPSYPPPPTSLYSGLQRQSRSSEGSESFTRESMVSGHTSVSSTVPIAHFSEEEKKVSVIKAPHYEGIGPVDESGIPIAIRTTVDRPKDWYKTMFKQIHKVHKADDDYSDTYNATYAFINNADDNSLSSSTTTTMAHPAPQTHTYRPLSKSPSDNGGFLGLREPTPSPVPPPPPPMPSLLQLRARDSDRDRDLTDMNKWGPPDRKVDTRKYRAEPKSIFEYEPGKSSILERERPTYDDIELENEPWYKFFSELEFGRPPPKKRLDYNPDISTRQHIESSLFIAPANKAPERPASAASDYRKRRKSEPSSSEVNSHSQSRAAISPKPVDACGSSSSLKKPIVRSSPSSPSKPKDQDVSRSYSTLDGRQTPQSRRPTPDREKQPARAIYDFKAQTAKELTFRKGDAVNIIRQIDTNWYEGEHRGRMGIFPISYVEKLPSTEKQQPTRPPPPAHVREIGEAVARYNFNADTNVELSLRKGERVIVIRQVDQNWYEGKIPGTTKQGIFPVSYVDIIRRSSSRSSTHYIDPHGYPSNKTPSSTPIKLFYHLPLPSTHHDPPSTLPSARKHDLQAVTSEWLSLTLDLSASTTTPAPPTPPPLPTDITPASKASSPPPSQRCFPFPTSTLPVFQHPSLSLAHTEPFLQPTSPPPPLPSPVHHSSFIPPLCDSSFQHNSAGTLHITEAAPSQQVLSELIKPPTHSANQHKPNVQSHKSRKTFDTKLKVKDPYDDLLTMILEESSAVENDCTLRSSIVDSPHDSQWRYSQIKSKETQRTKPSAASPQCDSTGSLLLDMEVHKAVKVEPLFTLWGEPSTCLSEQTSSAKKTPVTKAKGYTELFIEEDDDIEEDKEEALNERHSPQTQLPHHTIPSPPDTPPLTHAPPPSLPSSSSLSRCKQQNRSPIPSRPPSLPQLSTSPLPPPSPSVSPPPSLPCQPRPTAPCPVTESPPPLPSIPYSKTTSPPPRSPRSPPTGPHPGRRSPKVKDPVVGGKPPRSPILMRRSYLSSIRGRRRLVQDALQGGGDPYQAVYNYMPCNDDELELREGDVVDVMEKCDDGWFVGTSRRSKLFGTFPGNYVKQL
- the sorbs2a gene encoding sorbin and SH3 domain-containing protein 2 isoform X12 translates to MNTDCGGCARKSVAMSLILSPMKRVKSSPNLATGSASHSSDLDSWRSHSVTDGLKNGDTSSSSLTVKGFRSVRPNLQDKKSSTQGPPSPDPTARHFPYRCHSSDSLDYLSGLMPKALSPTPYVPSGAGRAAAGVSGPGLSGVSSVSFGGCVSPSASPVTVSALSHYSSSTTGLLDELQICSLDSPGASPTPSPTLSNVSAYTSAAGPDDALTTSMGSTAAAAPVTNGQVLSHAMNGRSGHAQRPLSPPSYPPPPTSLYSGLQRQSRSSEGSESFTRESMVSGHTSVSSTVPIAHFSEEEKKVSVIKAPHYEGIGPVDESGIPIAIRTTVDRPKDWYKTMFKQIHKVHKADDDYSDTYNATYAFINNADDNSLSSSTTTTMAHPAPQTHTYRPLSKSPSDNGGFLGLREPTPSPVPPPPPPMPSLLQLRARDSDRDRDLTDMNKWGPPDRKVDTRKYRAEPKSIFEYEPGKSSILERERPSSLFIAPANKAPERPASAASDYRKRRKSEPSSSEVNSHSQSRAAISPKPVDACGSSSSLKKPIVRSSPSSPSKPKDQDVSRSYSTLDGRQTPQSRRPTPDREKQPARAIYDFKAQTAKELTFRKGDAVNIIRQIDTNWYEGEHRGRMGIFPISYVEKLPSTEKQQPTRPPPPAHVREIGEAVARYNFNADTNVELSLRKGERVIVIRQVDQNWYEGKIPGTTKQGIFPVSYVDIIRRSSSRSSTHYIDPHGYPSNKTPSSTPIKLFYHLPLPSTHHDPPSTLPSARKHDLQAVTSEWLSLTLDLSASTTTPAPPTPPPLPTDITPASKASSPPPSQRCFPFPTSTLPVFQHPSLSLAHTEPFLQPTSPPPPLPSPVHHSSFIPPLCDSSFQHNSAGTLHITEAAPSQQVLSELIKPPTHSANQHKPNVQSHKSRKTFDTKLKVKDPYDDLLTMILEESSAVENDCTLRSSIVDSPHDSQWRYSQIKSKETQRTKPSAASPQCDSTGSLLLDMEVHKAVKVEPLFTLWGEPSTCLSEQTSSAKKTPVTKAKGYTELFIEEDDDIEEDKEEALNERHSPQTQLPHHTIPSPPDTPPLTHAPPPSLPSSSSLSRCKQQNRSPIPSRPPSLPQLSTSPLPPPSPSVSPPPSLPCQPRPTAPCPVTESPPPLPSIPYSKTTSPPPRSPRSPPTGPHPGRRSPKVKDPVVGGKPPRSPILMRRSYLSSIRGRRRLVQDALQGGGDPYQAVYNYMPCNDDELELREGDVVDVMEKCDDGWFVGTSRRSKLFGTFPGNYVKQL